One region of Micromonospora ureilytica genomic DNA includes:
- a CDS encoding ABC transporter permease: MSDFETVAATENQAARRGPSGEPGTPNQVGAANKPRSLAGDAWRDLRRNPIFWISLALVVIFSLMALFPGVFTANNPNDCLLSRQHAGPSGGAIFGYDFQGCDTYSRAVYGTRASLLVGSLAAFGTGIIALVIGMLAGYFGRWVDAVLSRVIDVVLGIPLLLAAIVLLKRVSSDSQWARIGAVVFVLALLGWTTAARVVRSSVITAKEQDYVAAARMLGAGNSRIMWRHILPNSLAPAIVVLTIALGSFIAAEATLSFLGIGLKAPTISWGQDIDTGRIHMREAATPLIVPSAFLALTVLAFIMLGDAIRDAFDPKLR, translated from the coding sequence ATGAGTGATTTTGAAACTGTGGCGGCTACCGAGAACCAGGCCGCGCGACGTGGCCCCTCGGGGGAGCCGGGCACACCCAACCAGGTCGGCGCCGCGAACAAGCCCCGCAGCCTGGCCGGGGACGCCTGGCGCGACCTGCGCCGCAACCCGATCTTCTGGATCTCGCTGGCGCTGGTCGTCATCTTCAGCCTGATGGCGCTGTTCCCCGGCGTCTTCACCGCCAACAACCCGAACGACTGCCTGCTCTCCCGGCAGCACGCCGGGCCGTCCGGCGGGGCAATCTTCGGGTACGACTTCCAGGGCTGCGACACGTACTCCCGGGCGGTCTACGGCACCCGGGCGTCGCTGCTGGTCGGCTCACTCGCCGCGTTCGGCACCGGGATCATCGCGCTGGTGATCGGCATGCTGGCCGGCTACTTCGGCCGCTGGGTCGACGCGGTGCTCTCCCGGGTGATCGACGTGGTGCTCGGCATCCCGCTGCTGCTGGCCGCGATCGTGCTGCTCAAGCGGGTGTCCAGTGACAGCCAGTGGGCTCGGATCGGCGCGGTCGTCTTCGTGCTGGCCCTCCTCGGCTGGACAACCGCCGCCCGCGTGGTCCGGTCCTCGGTGATCACCGCCAAGGAGCAGGACTACGTCGCGGCGGCCCGGATGCTCGGCGCCGGCAACAGCCGGATCATGTGGCGGCACATCCTGCCGAACTCGCTGGCCCCGGCGATCGTCGTGCTGACCATCGCGCTCGGCTCGTTCATCGCGGCCGAGGCGACGCTCTCCTTCCTGGGCATCGGCCTGAAGGCACCCACCATCTCGTGGGGCCAGGACATCGACACCGGCCGGATCCACATGCGGGAGGCGGCCACCCCGTTGATCGTCCCGTCGGCCTTCCTGGCGCTGACCGTGCTGGCGTTCATCATGCTCGGCGACGCGATCCGTGACGCCTTCGACCCGAAGCTGCGGTGA
- the purN gene encoding phosphoribosylglycinamide formyltransferase, with translation MTEPASVARIVVLISGSGSNLQSLLDAAADPAYGAQVVAVGADRDGIAGLDRADAAGVPTFVERVRDHDTREDWDHALTAHVAKHQPDLVISAGFLKLVGPHFLAAFGDRYLNTHNTLLPAFPGIHGPRDALAYGVKLTGATLFFVDAGMDTGPIVAQVAVPVLDDDDVDTLTERIKEAERRQLVEQVGRLVREGWTITGRKVTVP, from the coding sequence GTGACCGAGCCCGCGTCCGTCGCCCGCATCGTCGTCCTCATCTCCGGCTCCGGGAGCAACCTCCAGTCGCTGCTGGACGCCGCCGCCGACCCCGCGTACGGCGCACAGGTCGTCGCGGTCGGCGCGGACCGCGACGGCATCGCGGGCCTGGACCGGGCCGACGCGGCGGGGGTGCCGACCTTCGTCGAGCGGGTCCGCGACCACGACACCCGGGAGGACTGGGACCACGCGCTCACCGCGCACGTCGCGAAGCACCAGCCCGACCTGGTCATCTCCGCCGGTTTCCTCAAGCTGGTCGGCCCGCACTTCCTCGCCGCCTTCGGTGACCGCTACCTGAACACCCACAACACGCTGCTGCCGGCGTTCCCCGGCATCCACGGCCCGCGTGACGCCCTCGCCTACGGCGTGAAGCTCACCGGAGCCACCCTCTTCTTCGTCGACGCCGGCATGGACACCGGGCCGATCGTCGCGCAGGTCGCGGTGCCGGTGCTGGACGACGACGACGTCGACACGCTCACCGAGCGCATCAAGGAAGCCGAGCGGCGCCAGCTCGTCGAGCAGGTCGGTCGGCTGGTCCGCGAAGGCTGGACCATCACCGGAAGGAAGGTCACGGTTCCGTGA
- a CDS encoding ABC transporter ATP-binding protein has product MTASPASPAKVRGETILSVDNLVKHFPITQGVLFQRQIGAVKAVDGVSFELRRGETLGVVGESGCGKSTLARLLMRLETPTSGRATLEGKDLFKASGGELRRLRRNMQMVMQDPYTSLNPRMTVGDIIGEPFEIHPDAAPKGSKAKRVQELLDLVGLNPEHINRYPHQFSGGQRQRIGIARALALKPEVIVCDEPVSALDVSIQAQVINLLKQLQGELGLSYIFIAHDLSVVRHIADRVAVMYLGRIVEIGTEDEIYERATHPYTQALLSAVPVPDPEARDQRNMIRLVGDVPSPADPPSGCHFRTRCWKAQDICAVEDPPTVPRAADPHPSACHFAELRPTLPA; this is encoded by the coding sequence ATGACAGCGTCGCCCGCTAGCCCCGCCAAGGTCCGCGGCGAGACCATCCTCTCCGTCGACAACCTGGTGAAGCACTTCCCGATCACCCAGGGCGTGCTGTTCCAGCGGCAGATCGGGGCGGTGAAGGCCGTCGACGGGGTGAGCTTCGAGCTGCGTCGGGGCGAGACGCTCGGCGTGGTCGGCGAGTCCGGCTGCGGCAAGTCCACCCTCGCCCGGCTGCTGATGCGGTTGGAGACGCCCACCTCCGGACGCGCCACCCTGGAGGGCAAGGACCTGTTCAAGGCTTCCGGGGGCGAGCTGCGCCGGTTGCGCCGCAACATGCAGATGGTGATGCAGGACCCGTACACCTCGCTGAACCCGCGGATGACCGTCGGCGACATCATCGGCGAGCCGTTCGAGATCCACCCGGACGCCGCGCCGAAGGGCAGCAAGGCCAAGCGGGTCCAGGAACTGTTGGACCTGGTCGGGCTCAACCCGGAGCACATCAACAGGTACCCGCACCAGTTCTCCGGCGGTCAGCGTCAGCGCATCGGCATCGCCCGCGCCCTCGCGCTGAAGCCCGAGGTGATCGTCTGCGACGAGCCGGTGTCCGCGCTGGACGTCTCCATCCAGGCCCAGGTGATCAACCTGCTGAAACAGCTACAGGGCGAGCTGGGGCTCTCGTACATCTTCATCGCGCACGACCTGTCCGTGGTGCGGCACATCGCCGACCGCGTCGCGGTGATGTACCTCGGCCGGATCGTCGAGATCGGCACCGAGGACGAGATCTACGAGCGGGCCACCCACCCGTACACCCAGGCCCTGCTCTCTGCCGTGCCGGTGCCGGACCCGGAGGCCCGCGACCAGCGCAACATGATCCGGCTGGTCGGCGACGTGCCCAGCCCGGCCGACCCGCCGAGCGGGTGCCACTTCCGCACCCGCTGCTGGAAGGCCCAGGACATCTGCGCCGTCGAAGACCCGCCGACCGTGCCGAGGGCAGCGGACCCGCACCCGTCCGCCTGCCACTTCGCCGAACTCCGCCCAACCCTCCCGGCCTAA
- a CDS encoding ABC transporter permease: MFRYILRRLLQMVLAFFGTTLIVYALTFAGQGDPIQALAGERPVTPAQRAYLTEKYNLDQTGVGGFFYRYFDYVKDLLQGNLGESLTGRSIGDILQQAWPVTVRLALIALAVAIIFGVTAGVLAGIRRASIFDNSTLVLTLLVLGIPTIVLAPLAQYFLGVKWQLFPPTAGSDPTFYALLLPGIVLGSLSLATALRLTRASVAENLRADYVRTARSKGLVKRRIVVVHVLRNSLIPVVTFLGVELGNLMSGAIITEGVFNIPGVGFNLFRGIRTEDGPLVVGIVSVLVVVYLVSNLVVDVLYAVLDPRIRYE; encoded by the coding sequence ATGTTCCGCTACATCCTGCGGCGCCTACTGCAGATGGTCCTGGCGTTCTTCGGGACCACCCTGATCGTCTACGCGCTGACATTCGCCGGGCAGGGCGACCCGATCCAGGCGCTCGCCGGCGAACGGCCGGTGACGCCAGCCCAACGGGCCTACCTGACCGAGAAGTACAACCTTGATCAGACGGGCGTCGGCGGCTTCTTCTACCGCTACTTCGACTACGTGAAGGACCTGCTCCAGGGCAACCTGGGCGAGTCGCTCACCGGTCGGAGCATCGGTGACATCCTCCAGCAGGCCTGGCCGGTCACCGTGCGGCTCGCGCTCATCGCGCTCGCTGTGGCGATCATCTTCGGCGTCACCGCCGGGGTGCTCGCCGGCATCCGCCGGGCCAGCATCTTCGACAACTCGACGCTTGTGCTGACCCTGCTGGTGCTGGGCATCCCGACCATCGTGCTGGCGCCGCTGGCGCAGTACTTCCTCGGCGTCAAGTGGCAGCTCTTCCCACCCACCGCCGGCTCCGACCCGACGTTCTACGCGCTCCTGCTGCCCGGCATCGTGCTCGGCTCGCTGTCGTTGGCTACCGCTCTGCGGCTCACCCGGGCCTCGGTGGCGGAGAACCTGCGCGCGGACTACGTCCGGACCGCCCGGTCCAAGGGCCTGGTCAAGCGGCGCATCGTCGTCGTCCACGTGCTGCGCAACTCCCTGATCCCGGTGGTCACCTTCCTCGGTGTGGAACTGGGCAACCTGATGAGCGGCGCGATCATCACCGAGGGCGTCTTCAACATCCCCGGCGTGGGCTTCAACCTCTTCCGCGGCATCCGCACCGAGGACGGCCCCCTGGTGGTGGGCATCGTCAGCGTGCTGGTCGTGGTCTACCTGGTCTCGAACCTGGTGGTGGACGTCCTGTACGCCGTACTCGACCCGAGGATCCGCTATGAGTGA
- a CDS encoding ABC transporter ATP-binding protein: MTINPTPASATPEGGHLLELRDLHVEFRTNEGVARVINGVSYHLDAGETLAVLGESGSGKSVTAQAIMGILDTPPAFVRSGQILYQGEDLLTRSEEQRRQVRGKEIAMIFQDALSALNPVFPVGWQIGETLRQRAGMSRADARRRAVELMDLVKIPGAAKRIGDYPHQFSGGMRQRVMIAMALALDPKVLIADEPTTALDVTVQAQIMDLLADLRRDLNMAMILITHDLGVVAGVADRIAVMYAGRIVEHADVRPLYKAPAHPYTKGLLESIPRLDVRGQELSTIKGLPPNLMRIPSGCPFHPRCPYVQQVCVDEVPHDLVLGDGRTSACHFAQEVRDDSVAR, from the coding sequence ATGACCATCAATCCCACGCCCGCCTCTGCCACACCCGAGGGCGGTCACCTGCTGGAGTTGCGGGACCTGCACGTCGAGTTCCGCACCAACGAGGGCGTCGCCCGGGTGATCAACGGGGTGTCGTACCACCTGGACGCCGGCGAGACCCTTGCCGTGCTCGGCGAATCCGGCTCAGGTAAGTCGGTCACCGCCCAGGCGATCATGGGCATCCTGGACACCCCGCCCGCGTTCGTCCGCTCCGGCCAGATCCTCTACCAGGGTGAGGACCTGCTGACCCGCTCCGAGGAGCAGCGCCGGCAGGTACGCGGCAAGGAGATCGCGATGATCTTCCAGGACGCGCTCTCCGCCCTCAACCCGGTCTTCCCGGTCGGTTGGCAGATCGGCGAGACGCTGCGCCAGCGCGCCGGCATGTCCCGAGCCGACGCTCGACGTCGTGCCGTCGAACTGATGGACCTGGTCAAGATCCCGGGTGCCGCCAAGCGGATCGGCGACTACCCGCACCAGTTCTCCGGCGGTATGCGGCAGCGCGTCATGATCGCCATGGCGTTGGCGCTGGACCCGAAGGTGCTGATCGCCGATGAGCCGACCACGGCACTCGACGTGACAGTGCAGGCCCAGATCATGGACCTGCTGGCCGACCTTCGCCGGGACCTCAACATGGCAATGATCCTGATCACCCACGACCTGGGTGTGGTCGCCGGTGTCGCGGACCGGATCGCTGTCATGTACGCCGGCCGGATCGTCGAGCACGCCGACGTCCGCCCGCTCTACAAGGCGCCCGCCCACCCGTACACCAAGGGGTTGTTGGAGTCGATCCCGCGCCTGGACGTCCGCGGCCAGGAACTGTCGACGATCAAGGGGTTGCCGCCGAACCTGATGCGCATCCCGTCCGGCTGCCCGTTCCACCCCCGGTGCCCGTACGTCCAGCAGGTCTGCGTGGACGAGGTGCCGCACGACCTGGTCCTCGGCGACGGCCGGACCAGCGCTTGCCACTTCGCGCAGGAGGTCCGTGATGACAGCGTCGCCCGCTAG
- the purH gene encoding bifunctional phosphoribosylaminoimidazolecarboxamide formyltransferase/IMP cyclohydrolase: protein MSPTQDGRRPIRRALVSVYDKSGLVELAQALHAAGVEIVSTGSTAGTIAAAGVPVTPVETVTGFPEVLDGRVKTLHPKVHAGLLADLRKDTHVAQLDELGVAAFDLLVSNLYPFQATVASGADVEECVEQIDIGGPAMVRAAAKNHASVAVLTDPTGYPALLGALSEGGFTLAQRRALAARAFADIAEYDVAVARWCAQELAPTDDWWPQFAGLALRKSTALRYGENPHQPAALYTDPDAPAGLAQAEQLHGKEMSYNNYVDADAAWRAANDFADQPAVAIIKHANPCGIAVGADVAEAHRLAHACDPVSAYGGVIAVNRPVSVELARQVAEIFTEVVVAPGFDEGAVEVLQGKKNVRLLRAPAWTPALVELRPVTGGVLAQVADRVNAPGDDPANWQLATGEAADEELLRDLAFAWRAVRAVKSNAILLAKDGATVGVGMGQVNRVDSAQLAVTRAGADRARGSVAASDAFFPFADGPQILIDAGVRAIVQPGGSIRDEEVIEAAKKANVTMYLTGTRHFFH from the coding sequence GTGAGTCCCACTCAGGACGGGCGCCGCCCGATCAGGCGGGCGCTGGTCAGCGTCTACGACAAGTCCGGGCTGGTCGAGCTGGCTCAGGCCCTGCACGCGGCCGGCGTGGAGATCGTGTCCACCGGCAGCACGGCGGGCACCATCGCCGCCGCCGGGGTGCCGGTGACGCCGGTGGAGACGGTGACCGGGTTCCCCGAGGTGCTCGACGGCCGGGTGAAGACCCTGCACCCGAAGGTGCACGCGGGCCTCCTCGCGGACCTGCGTAAGGACACGCACGTGGCGCAGCTCGACGAGCTGGGCGTGGCGGCGTTCGACCTGCTGGTCTCCAACCTCTACCCGTTCCAGGCGACCGTCGCCTCCGGCGCCGACGTCGAGGAGTGCGTGGAGCAGATCGACATCGGTGGCCCGGCCATGGTGCGGGCCGCCGCCAAGAACCACGCGTCGGTCGCCGTGCTCACCGACCCGACCGGTTACCCGGCGCTGCTCGGAGCGCTCAGCGAGGGTGGCTTCACACTGGCCCAGCGTCGCGCGTTGGCGGCTCGGGCGTTCGCCGACATCGCCGAGTACGACGTGGCGGTGGCCCGGTGGTGCGCCCAGGAGCTGGCACCCACCGACGACTGGTGGCCGCAGTTCGCCGGGCTGGCGCTGCGCAAGTCGACAGCGCTGCGCTACGGGGAGAACCCGCACCAGCCCGCCGCGCTCTACACCGACCCGGACGCCCCGGCGGGGCTGGCCCAGGCCGAGCAGCTGCACGGCAAGGAGATGTCGTACAACAACTACGTCGACGCGGACGCCGCCTGGCGGGCCGCGAACGACTTCGCCGACCAGCCGGCGGTGGCGATCATCAAGCACGCCAACCCGTGCGGCATCGCTGTCGGCGCGGACGTGGCCGAGGCACACCGCCTGGCGCACGCCTGCGACCCGGTGTCGGCGTACGGCGGTGTCATCGCGGTCAACCGGCCGGTCTCGGTCGAGCTGGCCCGGCAGGTCGCCGAGATCTTCACCGAGGTGGTGGTCGCCCCCGGCTTCGACGAGGGCGCGGTCGAGGTGTTGCAGGGCAAGAAGAACGTCCGGCTGCTGCGGGCGCCGGCCTGGACGCCGGCGCTTGTGGAGTTGCGGCCGGTGACCGGTGGCGTGCTGGCCCAGGTCGCCGACCGGGTGAACGCCCCCGGTGACGACCCGGCGAATTGGCAGTTGGCGACCGGTGAGGCCGCCGACGAGGAGCTGTTGCGGGACCTCGCGTTCGCCTGGCGGGCGGTCCGCGCGGTGAAGAGCAACGCGATCCTGCTCGCCAAGGATGGCGCCACCGTCGGGGTCGGCATGGGTCAGGTCAACCGGGTCGACTCGGCGCAGCTCGCGGTCACCCGCGCCGGCGCCGACCGGGCCCGGGGGTCGGTCGCCGCCTCGGACGCGTTCTTCCCGTTCGCCGACGGCCCGCAGATCCTCATCGACGCCGGCGTCCGCGCCATCGTGCAGCCCGGCGGCTCCATCCGCGACGAAGAGGTAATCGAAGCAGCCAAAAAGGCCAACGTAACGATGTACCTAACCGGAACCCGCCACTTCTTCCACTAA
- a CDS encoding cell division protein PerM, producing MSPVTPDRPSRPGGVSADDRPVDRAAPARRVPAPRAGGSPRGRAPLPVAAGVAACWAALTSYLPVAIVLGLVQLGADSTTVTGTLRTALAGWLLGHGVPLHTESGPLGLAPLALTVLALWRLTRAGVHVSRAIGARDTRSPRRALLAAGAVGIAYALLGALAAVLVGTGGPDVSVIRSGATFAVVGTLAALVGAVRITAVTRLLVTRLPGPVRDGVRTGLVAVLLLLGAGAGAAGLAVATGGGDAADMIGAYRTGVAGQAGITLVSVAYAPNAAVWSTSYLLGPGFAVGTDTAVRTSEVSVGALPAVPLLAGLPRGPVDGFGALLLAVPVLAGMVAGWLLARRVARLAVPERAAQRWAELLAPAVLAGPVAGVVLGAAAAVSGGPLGAGRLSQVGPVGWQVGAVAAGVIAAGALIGAAATRALTR from the coding sequence ATGTCCCCCGTCACCCCTGACCGTCCCAGCCGTCCCGGCGGTGTGAGCGCCGACGACCGGCCGGTCGACCGTGCCGCACCGGCCCGGCGGGTGCCCGCGCCCCGCGCGGGCGGGTCGCCGCGCGGGCGTGCGCCGCTGCCCGTCGCCGCCGGGGTGGCCGCCTGCTGGGCCGCCCTCACCTCGTACCTGCCGGTCGCCATCGTGCTCGGTCTGGTGCAGCTCGGCGCGGACTCCACCACAGTCACCGGCACCCTGCGCACCGCGCTGGCCGGCTGGCTGCTCGGGCACGGCGTGCCCCTGCACACCGAGTCCGGTCCGCTCGGGCTCGCCCCGCTCGCGCTGACAGTGCTCGCGCTCTGGCGGCTGACCCGCGCCGGTGTGCACGTCAGCCGCGCGATCGGCGCTCGCGACACCCGCTCACCGCGCCGGGCACTGCTCGCCGCAGGTGCGGTCGGCATCGCGTACGCGCTGCTCGGCGCGCTCGCGGCGGTGCTGGTCGGCACCGGCGGGCCGGATGTCTCGGTGATCCGGTCGGGCGCCACGTTCGCTGTGGTCGGCACGCTCGCCGCGCTGGTCGGCGCGGTCCGGATCACCGCCGTGACCCGGCTGCTCGTCACCCGGTTGCCGGGTCCGGTGCGCGACGGCGTTCGCACCGGCCTGGTGGCCGTGCTGCTGCTGCTCGGCGCGGGCGCGGGCGCGGCCGGCCTGGCGGTGGCCACCGGCGGTGGCGACGCGGCCGACATGATCGGGGCCTACCGGACCGGGGTCGCCGGGCAGGCCGGCATCACCCTGGTCAGCGTCGCGTACGCGCCCAACGCGGCGGTCTGGTCGACCAGTTACCTGCTCGGGCCGGGTTTCGCGGTCGGGACCGACACCGCGGTCCGCACCAGCGAGGTGTCGGTCGGCGCGCTGCCGGCCGTGCCGCTGCTCGCCGGCCTGCCGCGTGGCCCGGTGGACGGCTTCGGCGCCCTGCTGCTGGCGGTGCCGGTGCTGGCCGGGATGGTCGCCGGCTGGCTGCTCGCCCGTCGGGTGGCTCGACTCGCCGTCCCGGAGCGGGCCGCGCAGCGTTGGGCCGAGTTGCTAGCGCCGGCGGTGCTGGCCGGGCCGGTGGCCGGCGTGGTGCTCGGTGCGGCCGCGGCGGTTTCCGGCGGGCCGCTGGGCGCCGGTCGGCTGTCCCAGGTCGGGCCGGTGGGTTGGCAGGTCGGGGCGGTGGCGGCCGGTGTCATCGCGGCCGGCGCGCTCATCGGCGCCGCCGCCACCCGTGCGCTGACCCGCTAG
- a CDS encoding peptide ABC transporter substrate-binding protein, which translates to MRVRRLAAWTALPLAVTLGLAACGSGGDGGSSGSDSSAVSIQIAEPKHLVPTNTTETSGSQVIAGLFSPLVDYDAQNKPYEVAAQSITSSDNKVWTIKIKDGFTFHNGEKVTSQNYINAWNYGAYAPNGQDTNPFFEKIAGYADLQGKAPKAKEMSGLKKVDDLTFTVTLSEPYIDFKTTLGYNAFFPMPDAAFSAPGVLKDSYEQAPIGQGPFKMKGTWQHDSKIDVERYDAYPGEKPKVKNIEFRIYQQLTAAYADVLADNLDVLPTIPTESLSTAPSDLGDRYKTSPMSSFQFLAFPTFDKDYSNPDVRKAISMAIDRDEITKSVFKGSQTSARSFVAPVLPGYREDTAGKAAEFNPTEAKKLYQAAGGPSKIVISYNGDGGHKDWVDATVNQLKTNLGVDAVGSVEPKFADLLTKVEKKTPVGAFRMGWVMDYPTMEDYLGPLYSTNGSSNYYGYSNPEFDKLVKEGSAAKTQDEAIAKYQQAEDILAKEMPVIPLRFGENVFGHSSKVKNVEMDLFQRVNLVKIEAAN; encoded by the coding sequence ATGCGAGTTCGTAGACTCGCCGCCTGGACCGCCCTCCCGCTCGCGGTGACGCTGGGCCTCGCGGCCTGCGGCAGCGGCGGAGACGGCGGATCCAGCGGCAGCGACAGTTCGGCGGTCAGCATCCAGATCGCCGAGCCGAAGCACCTGGTTCCCACAAACACCACCGAGACGTCCGGGTCACAGGTGATCGCCGGCCTGTTCAGCCCGCTCGTCGACTACGACGCCCAGAACAAGCCGTACGAGGTCGCCGCACAGTCGATCACCTCGTCCGACAACAAGGTCTGGACGATCAAGATCAAGGACGGCTTCACCTTCCACAACGGTGAGAAGGTCACGTCCCAGAACTACATCAACGCCTGGAACTACGGCGCGTACGCCCCGAACGGTCAGGACACCAACCCGTTCTTCGAGAAGATCGCTGGTTACGCCGACCTGCAGGGCAAGGCGCCGAAGGCCAAGGAGATGTCCGGCCTGAAGAAGGTCGACGACCTCACCTTCACCGTGACGCTGTCCGAGCCGTACATCGACTTCAAGACGACTCTGGGCTACAACGCGTTCTTCCCGATGCCGGACGCCGCATTCTCGGCTCCGGGCGTGCTCAAGGACTCCTACGAGCAGGCGCCGATCGGGCAGGGCCCCTTCAAGATGAAGGGCACCTGGCAGCACGACAGCAAGATCGACGTCGAGCGCTACGACGCGTACCCGGGCGAGAAGCCCAAGGTCAAGAACATCGAGTTCCGGATCTACCAGCAGCTCACCGCGGCCTACGCGGACGTCCTGGCGGACAACCTGGACGTGCTGCCCACGATCCCGACCGAGAGCCTGAGCACCGCGCCGAGCGACCTGGGTGACCGGTACAAGACCAGCCCGATGTCGTCGTTCCAGTTCCTCGCGTTCCCGACGTTCGACAAGGACTACAGCAACCCGGACGTGCGCAAGGCCATCTCGATGGCGATCGACCGTGACGAGATCACCAAGTCGGTCTTCAAGGGTTCGCAGACGTCGGCGCGCTCCTTCGTCGCGCCGGTCCTGCCGGGCTACCGGGAGGACACTGCGGGCAAGGCCGCCGAGTTCAACCCGACCGAGGCCAAGAAGCTCTACCAGGCCGCCGGCGGTCCGTCGAAGATCGTCATCTCGTACAACGGCGACGGCGGGCACAAGGACTGGGTCGACGCCACTGTCAACCAGCTCAAGACCAACCTGGGTGTGGACGCGGTCGGCTCGGTCGAGCCGAAGTTCGCCGACCTGCTGACCAAGGTCGAGAAGAAGACGCCGGTGGGTGCGTTCCGGATGGGTTGGGTCATGGACTACCCGACCATGGAGGACTACCTCGGCCCGCTGTACAGCACGAACGGCTCGTCGAACTACTACGGCTACAGCAACCCGGAGTTCGACAAGCTGGTCAAGGAGGGTTCCGCCGCCAAGACGCAGGACGAGGCGATCGCCAAGTACCAGCAGGCGGAGGACATCCTGGCCAAGGAGATGCCGGTCATCCCGCTCCGCTTCGGCGAGAACGTGTTCGGCCACTCCTCCAAGGTCAAGAACGTGGAGATGGACCTGTTCCAGCGGGTCAACCTCGTCAAGATCGAAGCAGCCAACTGA
- a CDS encoding DUF4190 domain-containing protein, with the protein MQPGNPGQDPYGQQPNQDPTAPQPPAAPYGQQPTSGQPYGQPQQDPYAAPQAPYGQQPTSGQPYGQQPPYQDPYAQQQPPYGAGPTYPNAGYPQQGQGQNNTLGLVSMILGIASIPLACCAILGIPVGIGALVTGYLGRQKAAQGQASNAGQAKAGLICGAVGVGLGILAVILSVVLNVNLPAQP; encoded by the coding sequence ATGCAGCCCGGTAACCCCGGTCAGGACCCGTACGGCCAGCAGCCCAACCAGGACCCGACCGCTCCCCAGCCGCCGGCCGCCCCGTACGGCCAGCAGCCCACCTCCGGCCAGCCGTACGGCCAGCCGCAGCAGGACCCGTACGCCGCGCCGCAGGCCCCGTACGGCCAGCAGCCCACCTCGGGACAGCCGTACGGTCAGCAGCCGCCGTACCAGGACCCGTACGCCCAGCAGCAGCCGCCGTACGGCGCCGGCCCGACGTACCCGAACGCCGGGTACCCGCAGCAGGGGCAGGGGCAGAACAACACCCTCGGCCTGGTGTCGATGATCCTCGGTATCGCGTCGATCCCCCTGGCCTGCTGCGCCATCCTGGGCATCCCGGTCGGCATTGGGGCCCTGGTGACCGGCTACCTGGGCAGGCAGAAGGCTGCCCAGGGGCAGGCCAGCAACGCTGGTCAGGCCAAGGCCGGCCTGATCTGCGGCGCGGTCGGCGTCGGGCTCGGCATCCTCGCGGTCATCCTGAGCGTCGTGCTGAACGTCAACCTGCCCGCCCAGCCCTGA
- a CDS encoding bifunctional methylenetetrahydrofolate dehydrogenase/methenyltetrahydrofolate cyclohydrolase: MTATLLDGKATAAEIKDELRIRVKALAERGIIPGLGTVLVGADPGSQAYVNGKHRDCAEVGIASIRRELPADATQQQVDDVLAELNADPACHGYIVQLPLPAHLDTQRVLELIDPDKDADGLHPVNLGRLVLGYDGPLPCTPRGIVELLRRHDVALRGATVAVVGRGNTVGRPLGLLLTRRSENATVTLCHTGTLDLASHTRAADIVIVAAGVPGLLTADMISPGAVVVDVGITRVIGADGKGRYTGDVDPGVAETAGGLVPMPGGVGPMTRAMLLSNVVERAERG, from the coding sequence GTGACGGCGACGCTTCTGGACGGCAAGGCAACCGCAGCGGAAATCAAGGACGAGCTGCGCATTCGCGTGAAGGCACTCGCGGAACGCGGCATCATCCCCGGGCTCGGCACGGTCCTGGTCGGGGCGGACCCGGGCAGCCAGGCGTACGTCAACGGCAAGCACCGCGACTGCGCCGAGGTGGGCATCGCCTCGATCCGCCGCGAACTGCCGGCCGACGCCACCCAACAGCAGGTCGACGACGTACTGGCCGAGCTGAACGCCGACCCGGCGTGCCACGGCTACATCGTCCAGTTGCCGCTGCCGGCCCACCTCGACACCCAGCGGGTGCTGGAGTTGATCGACCCGGACAAGGACGCCGACGGCCTGCACCCCGTCAACCTGGGCCGGCTCGTGCTCGGCTACGACGGCCCGCTGCCGTGCACCCCCCGCGGCATCGTCGAGCTGCTCCGCCGGCACGACGTGGCGCTGCGCGGCGCCACCGTCGCGGTGGTCGGTCGCGGCAACACCGTCGGCCGGCCGCTCGGCCTGCTGCTCACCAGGCGCAGCGAGAACGCCACCGTCACCCTCTGCCACACCGGCACCCTGGACCTCGCCTCGCACACCCGTGCCGCCGACATCGTCATCGTCGCGGCCGGCGTACCGGGCCTGCTCACCGCCGACATGATCAGCCCCGGTGCGGTGGTGGTGGACGTCGGCATCACCCGCGTGATCGGCGCGGACGGCAAGGGCCGCTACACCGGCGACGTCGACCCCGGGGTGGCCGAGACGGCTGGCGGGCTGGTCCCCATGCCCGGCGGCGTGGGCCCGATGACCCGGGCCATGCTGCTCAGCAACGTCGTGGAGCGCGCCGAGCGCGGCTGA